From Nicotiana tabacum cultivar K326 chromosome 20, ASM71507v2, whole genome shotgun sequence, one genomic window encodes:
- the LOC142174392 gene encoding uncharacterized protein LOC142174392, whose product MEEVKHDVFVLNRDTASGPDGFISQFYPSCWDIIFEDVVDMIRAFSCGSELPRFIAGFVKGRSIVKNIMLTQEIVTDIRKRGMPSNVVIQLDMAKAYDRLSWLFLTKVLRQMGFGEIFIDMIF is encoded by the exons ATGGAGGAGGTAAAACATGATGTGTTTGTGCTAAATAGAGATACTGCTAGTGGCCCTGATGGCTTCATTAGCCAGTTTTATCCCTCTTGCTGGGACATAATATTTGAAGATGTGGTAGATATGATCAGGGCTTTCTCTTGTGGATCAGAATTGCCTAGGTTCATC GCCGGGTTTGTAAAGGGAAGAAGTATTGTGAAAAACATCATGTTAACACAAGAAATAGTGACAGATATTAGAAAGAGAGGCATGCCATCCAATGTGGTGATCCAGTTGGATATGGCTAAGGCATATGATAGACTGTCTTGGTTGTTTTTGACTAAGGTGTTGAGGCAGATGGGATTTGGAGAGATCTTCATTGACATGATATTCTGA